From Marivirga harenae, one genomic window encodes:
- a CDS encoding DUF1501 domain-containing protein → MDRRKFLKRLGFAAGGSIAFQGVPMRLLSSHQPLKNLLHKSDNEKVLVILQLHGGNDSLNSFIPIENYDLYYNRRANIAIPYKSGNRTLIPLDSTLDAPDQVGVHPDMIDYKSMYDRGQAAVYQGVSYPKNNGSHFRGRDIWFMGGDYDDYYSSGWIGRYLNQVYAPSDYPDDFPNAGMPDPLALEMGNDTSLLFHQEGNIPTSISLGNSPGALLNQIENLEGFADEGIDPRGLPPEHLNGSPYKKEMDWILGLEDKSETYIKRLQDIYQSSSESSIEYPEIYPFNAPSGSLRNPLSGQLKLVSRLLGGGIKTKVFLVKMGGFDNHAGQVESTNTTMGVHATKMYHISAAMKAFHADLKARGLQDKVLTISMSEFGRRIPSNGSYGTDHGKGGAVMVFGDRVNPGVFGTNPDLNKSNVDLQFDYRQLYASILHEWLGVDKASINNDIFFRDFFNATDENGNPLPDVQMISNSITGTNSWLGKHFNVDNPFPNPAGDATLLKIQSNEAGKVRIEIVTVNGQSIGVQHNSLQQGTNDIKLDLSGLKAGIYNIRVNAKNINDTKKLIKK, encoded by the coding sequence ATGGATAGAAGAAAATTTTTAAAACGATTAGGTTTTGCTGCAGGTGGATCAATTGCCTTTCAAGGGGTTCCGATGCGCTTATTATCTTCTCATCAACCACTCAAAAATCTTTTACACAAAAGTGATAATGAAAAGGTTTTGGTCATATTGCAACTGCATGGAGGAAATGATAGCTTAAATAGCTTCATACCGATAGAGAATTATGATCTATATTATAACAGAAGAGCTAATATTGCCATTCCTTATAAGAGCGGGAATAGAACTTTAATTCCTTTAGATAGCACGCTAGATGCACCTGATCAAGTGGGAGTTCATCCTGACATGATTGATTACAAGAGCATGTACGATCGAGGGCAAGCGGCAGTATATCAAGGGGTTTCCTATCCGAAAAATAATGGGTCTCATTTCCGTGGCCGAGATATCTGGTTTATGGGAGGTGATTATGATGACTACTACTCTTCCGGCTGGATTGGGAGATATCTCAATCAAGTTTATGCGCCCTCAGATTATCCTGATGATTTCCCTAATGCTGGAATGCCAGACCCCTTGGCTTTGGAGATGGGGAATGATACCTCTCTTTTGTTTCACCAGGAAGGTAATATTCCAACCTCCATTTCATTAGGAAATAGTCCCGGTGCATTACTTAATCAAATAGAAAATCTTGAAGGATTTGCTGATGAAGGAATAGATCCAAGAGGGCTTCCACCTGAACACCTTAATGGTTCCCCTTATAAAAAGGAAATGGACTGGATATTAGGCTTGGAAGATAAGTCTGAAACCTACATCAAAAGACTACAAGATATTTATCAATCCTCCAGCGAAAGTTCAATTGAATACCCTGAAATTTATCCCTTCAATGCGCCTTCGGGCAGTTTAAGAAATCCGTTAAGTGGGCAATTGAAATTGGTTTCAAGACTCTTAGGAGGAGGAATTAAGACCAAGGTTTTTCTGGTGAAGATGGGAGGTTTTGATAATCATGCTGGACAAGTGGAGAGCACCAATACTACCATGGGCGTGCATGCTACCAAAATGTACCATATTTCGGCAGCAATGAAAGCCTTCCATGCAGACTTGAAAGCAAGAGGACTACAGGATAAGGTGTTGACTATCAGTATGAGCGAATTTGGTAGAAGAATCCCATCCAACGGAAGCTACGGTACTGATCATGGAAAGGGAGGAGCTGTAATGGTCTTTGGTGACCGGGTTAATCCTGGTGTTTTTGGTACAAATCCAGATTTGAATAAAAGTAATGTAGATTTGCAATTTGACTATCGCCAACTATATGCCAGCATTTTGCACGAATGGCTTGGTGTTGATAAAGCAAGTATTAATAATGATATTTTCTTTAGAGACTTTTTCAATGCTACAGATGAAAATGGGAATCCACTACCAGATGTGCAAATGATTTCCAATAGTATTACCGGGACAAATTCCTGGCTTGGGAAGCATTTTAATGTAGATAATCCATTTCCTAATCCTGCTGGCGATGCAACTCTGCTAAAAATCCAAAGTAATGAAGCTGGAAAAGTGAGAATAGAAATTGTTACTGTTAATGGCCAATCAATAGGTGTTCAGCATAACTCGCTCCAGCAAGGTACCAATGATATTAAACTTGATCTTTCTGGTTTGAAAGCAGGAATCTATAACATTAGAGTCAATGCGAAAAACATTAATGACACCAAAAAACTAATCAAAAAATGA
- a CDS encoding BamA/TamA family outer membrane protein, whose product MKQTKSIFLSLAIIVLILLNDHKIYSQNFVSKYINSIINDTSDISKPQFLIYPTLAYAPETSWEIGLSSLLVFYAKQDTANRLSEINGFTFFTLENQYGLWFDHAIYSDADKWFFLGRLRFQSFPLFYHGIGSNSPEDYIARVDANQIFIKERVLRKVKKNLFIGLEMDLQRLSAVEFIPAEGNNGIQELPLGSEGSTNLGFGIGLVHDNRHNVLNVRKGFFSELALLHYNEVWGSSYDFTSIISDTRIYRPIGNNNVLATQILGQFNSGNVPFNQLALMGGESIMRGYYYGRYRDRNQIAAQMEYRFLPIPFGFTDRIGAAVFAGAGKVFPDLNNFDLNNIVVSGGAGVRFLLFPKKDIYTRFDVAFTQEGPGFYLFIGEAF is encoded by the coding sequence GTGAAGCAAACCAAATCAATTTTTCTCAGTCTAGCGATTATTGTTCTTATTTTATTAAATGATCATAAGATTTACTCTCAAAATTTTGTAAGTAAGTACATCAACAGTATTATTAATGATACTAGCGACATTTCGAAGCCTCAGTTTCTCATTTATCCGACTCTAGCCTATGCACCTGAAACAAGCTGGGAAATTGGTTTAAGTTCCTTATTGGTATTTTACGCAAAACAAGATACAGCAAACCGTCTAAGTGAAATTAATGGCTTTACATTTTTCACTTTAGAGAATCAATACGGATTGTGGTTTGACCATGCCATCTATTCAGATGCGGATAAATGGTTTTTTTTAGGCAGGTTAAGATTCCAAAGTTTTCCGCTTTTCTACCATGGCATAGGTAGTAATTCGCCAGAAGATTACATAGCCAGAGTTGATGCAAATCAAATATTTATAAAAGAAAGAGTATTAAGAAAAGTTAAAAAGAATTTATTTATAGGGTTAGAAATGGACTTGCAGCGTTTGAGTGCTGTTGAATTTATTCCTGCAGAAGGTAATAATGGAATTCAAGAATTACCTCTAGGGAGTGAGGGGTCCACTAATTTAGGTTTTGGAATTGGCTTAGTGCATGACAATCGACATAATGTTCTAAATGTTAGAAAAGGCTTTTTCTCAGAGCTGGCTTTGCTTCATTATAATGAAGTATGGGGAAGCAGTTACGATTTCACCTCCATAATATCAGACACAAGGATTTACAGACCCATAGGGAACAACAATGTTTTAGCCACACAGATTTTAGGTCAGTTTAATTCTGGAAATGTACCTTTTAATCAATTGGCATTAATGGGCGGTGAAAGTATCATGAGAGGCTATTATTATGGAAGATATAGAGATCGAAACCAAATTGCTGCGCAAATGGAATATAGATTTCTGCCCATTCCTTTTGGTTTTACCGATAGAATTGGGGCAGCGGTTTTTGCTGGTGCTGGAAAAGTCTTTCCCGACCTCAATAACTTTGACCTCAATAACATTGTGGTTTCAGGAGGAGCTGGGGTGAGATTTCTGCTATTTCCCAAAAAAGATATTTACACAAGATTTGATGTTGCTTTTACACAAGAAGGCCCGGGTTTTTATTTGTTTATCGGTGAGGCTTTTTAA
- a CDS encoding mechanosensitive ion channel family protein, producing the protein MFEQLDPELLDKIYTYAIEIGIALIKVILIFIVGRITISYLMKGIKKAFKKSELDVSLASFLGSFFRFVFYIALVLVIAQSIDIKIAALLGVLGAAGLAIGLALQGSLSNFAGGILILVTKPFKVDDIIEAQGYFGVVEKIDILHTHIRTFDNQLIVMPNGGLANSSVTNTTAKETRRAELKVGVAYGSDLQKVRELILDVVNKDERIHADPAPVVKFTNFGDSSLDLSVRLWTDTDNLWPVYWDNMESINNAFVKEGIEVPFPQRDVHMKSK; encoded by the coding sequence ATGTTTGAACAATTAGACCCGGAATTATTAGATAAAATTTATACCTACGCTATTGAAATTGGAATAGCTTTAATAAAGGTAATTCTCATATTTATTGTAGGTAGAATTACTATTAGTTACCTTATGAAAGGGATAAAAAAAGCCTTCAAAAAATCTGAATTGGACGTATCCTTGGCTTCCTTCTTAGGTTCATTTTTTCGTTTTGTATTCTATATTGCACTGGTCTTAGTAATAGCCCAAAGCATTGATATCAAAATTGCTGCTTTACTAGGAGTGTTAGGTGCTGCTGGTCTGGCAATTGGATTAGCATTGCAAGGAAGTTTATCCAATTTTGCTGGTGGTATCTTGATTTTGGTTACTAAACCTTTTAAAGTAGATGATATAATTGAAGCTCAAGGATATTTTGGCGTGGTGGAAAAGATTGATATCCTGCACACCCATATTAGAACTTTCGATAATCAATTAATCGTCATGCCTAATGGTGGGTTAGCAAACTCAAGCGTTACAAATACAACGGCAAAGGAAACGAGAAGAGCAGAGCTTAAAGTTGGAGTTGCCTATGGCTCAGATCTACAGAAAGTTCGAGAATTGATCTTAGATGTTGTTAATAAAGATGAGAGAATTCATGCTGATCCAGCTCCTGTCGTAAAATTTACCAATTTTGGAGATAGTTCTCTTGATTTAAGTGTTAGGCTGTGGACGGACACTGATAATCTATGGCCAGTGTATTGGGACAATATGGAATCCATCAATAATGCTTTTGTAAAAGAAGGAATTGAAGTTCCATTCCCACAACGAGATGTACATATGAAATCAAAATAA
- the rfaD gene encoding ADP-glyceromanno-heptose 6-epimerase, which produces MIIVTGAAGFIASNLIKKLNADGFKHIIAVDKFDRPDKNKNLEDLIIQENIERDVFFEWLEGQNEKEVEFIFHLGARTDTSEFDTELLTELNTDYTKRIWQKCIEMQIPLVYASSAATYGLGELGYEDDESKIPDLKPLNPYGVSKNEFDKWALQQEKKPFFWAGLKFFNVYGPREYHKGRMASVILHAYKQISETGKMKLFRSHNPDYKDGEQMRDFVFVDDVVNVMIWLMHHRKNSGFYNLGSGKARTFLDLVKAVFKSMNKKEDISFIDTPEDIRDKYQYFTEAKMEKLKSIGYLHEFTDLESGVEAYIKEMKL; this is translated from the coding sequence ATGATAATAGTTACAGGGGCCGCTGGATTTATTGCTTCAAACCTCATCAAAAAACTCAATGCAGATGGTTTTAAACATATTATTGCTGTTGATAAGTTTGATCGTCCTGACAAAAATAAAAATTTAGAAGACTTAATTATTCAAGAAAACATTGAACGAGACGTTTTCTTTGAATGGTTAGAAGGGCAAAATGAGAAAGAAGTAGAATTTATATTTCATTTGGGAGCCAGAACAGATACATCAGAATTTGATACTGAACTTTTAACTGAACTTAATACAGATTATACTAAAAGGATTTGGCAGAAATGTATTGAAATGCAAATTCCCCTTGTATATGCCAGCTCTGCAGCGACATACGGTTTAGGTGAATTAGGTTATGAAGATGATGAAAGTAAAATACCAGATTTGAAGCCGCTTAACCCGTATGGTGTTTCAAAAAATGAATTTGACAAATGGGCTCTTCAACAGGAAAAGAAGCCCTTCTTTTGGGCCGGATTAAAATTCTTTAACGTATATGGTCCGAGAGAGTATCATAAAGGAAGAATGGCAAGCGTAATTCTGCATGCTTACAAACAAATCTCTGAAACGGGCAAGATGAAATTATTCCGATCTCATAATCCAGATTACAAAGACGGAGAACAGATGAGAGATTTTGTATTTGTAGATGACGTTGTCAATGTAATGATTTGGTTAATGCATCACCGTAAAAATTCAGGTTTTTACAATCTGGGAAGCGGAAAAGCTCGTACTTTCTTGGACTTGGTGAAAGCAGTTTTTAAATCTATGAACAAAAAAGAAGATATCAGTTTTATTGATACTCCAGAAGATATACGAGATAAATATCAGTACTTCACTGAAGCAAAAATGGAGAAATTAAAATCTATAGGATATCTGCATGAGTTTACAGATTTGGAATCTGGAGTAGAAGCCTATATCAAAGAAATGAAACTATAA
- a CDS encoding 6-pyruvoyl trahydropterin synthase family protein → MVYVNRKEHFNAAHKLFNPNWSREKNEEVFGPCANENWHGHNFELIVTVKGDPDPDTGFVVDLKKLSNLIKKEVIDKVDHKNLNLDVPFLVGKMASCEIIIAEFWNILEPKVKKLQVGSSLHKLTLYETPRNFVEYYG, encoded by the coding sequence ATGGTTTACGTTAATCGTAAAGAACACTTTAACGCAGCGCACAAGCTTTTTAATCCTAACTGGAGCAGGGAAAAGAACGAAGAAGTTTTTGGTCCTTGTGCCAATGAAAACTGGCATGGTCATAATTTCGAGTTAATCGTGACAGTAAAGGGCGATCCAGATCCTGATACAGGATTTGTAGTTGATTTAAAAAAATTGAGCAACCTCATCAAGAAAGAAGTGATTGATAAGGTTGATCATAAAAATTTGAATCTTGATGTCCCATTTTTAGTAGGGAAAATGGCGAGTTGTGAAATAATTATTGCAGAGTTTTGGAATATTTTGGAACCAAAGGTTAAAAAGCTCCAAGTAGGTTCTAGTCTTCACAAATTAACATTATATGAAACTCCAAGAAATTTTGTAGAGTATTATGGGTAG
- the dnaX gene encoding DNA polymerase III subunit gamma/tau, with translation MENFVVSARKYRPKGFDEVVGQKHITTTLKNAIDNDHLAQSLLFCGPRGVGKTTCARILARLINDFEVDNMEGSSSLNIYELDAASNNSVDDVRNLIDKVRVPPQHGKYKVYIIDEVHMLSNAAFNAFLKTLEEPPSYAIFILATTEKHKVIPTILSRCQIYDFNRIKVSDISEHLKEIAEREGIEAEEAALHLIAQKADGALRDALSIFDLIVTFSPNNKITYQATIDNLHILDYDYYFKVTDALHQEKIPEALLLFDEILKNGFDGHNFVNGLAAHFRDLLVCKDTSTLQLLEVSEQVKAQYQQQAKDVSPSFILSGLQILNQTDQSYKASKNQRLAVELALMKLAKINSAVDLAKQHDAVLKKKVS, from the coding sequence ATGGAAAATTTTGTTGTATCAGCAAGGAAATATAGACCAAAAGGTTTTGATGAAGTAGTAGGGCAGAAGCATATCACTACCACCTTAAAGAATGCAATTGATAATGATCATTTGGCGCAGTCATTACTATTTTGTGGACCACGGGGGGTTGGGAAAACTACTTGTGCTAGAATTTTAGCAAGACTGATCAACGATTTTGAAGTGGATAATATGGAAGGGTCATCTTCCCTAAATATCTATGAATTAGATGCTGCCTCGAATAATTCTGTAGATGATGTTCGGAATCTGATTGATAAAGTTAGAGTTCCTCCTCAGCATGGGAAATATAAAGTTTATATAATTGATGAGGTTCACATGCTTTCCAATGCGGCTTTCAATGCCTTTTTGAAAACATTGGAGGAACCGCCTTCCTATGCGATATTTATTTTAGCCACAACGGAAAAGCATAAAGTAATTCCAACTATTCTTTCAAGATGTCAGATTTATGATTTCAATAGGATCAAAGTTTCTGATATTTCAGAACATCTCAAAGAGATAGCTGAGAGGGAGGGTATTGAGGCTGAAGAAGCGGCATTGCATTTAATTGCACAAAAAGCAGATGGAGCGCTGCGTGATGCACTTTCCATATTTGATTTAATAGTTACATTCTCTCCTAATAATAAGATCACCTATCAGGCAACAATTGATAATCTTCATATTCTGGATTATGATTATTACTTTAAAGTGACAGATGCTTTACATCAGGAAAAAATTCCTGAGGCACTTTTATTGTTTGATGAGATCTTAAAAAACGGATTTGATGGTCATAATTTTGTAAATGGTCTGGCTGCTCATTTCAGAGATTTGCTAGTATGTAAAGATACATCTACCTTGCAGCTGTTGGAAGTTTCTGAACAAGTAAAAGCTCAATACCAACAACAAGCTAAGGACGTTTCTCCTTCATTTATACTTTCTGGATTACAGATACTTAATCAAACAGATCAATCCTATAAGGCAAGCAAGAACCAGAGACTGGCCGTTGAATTGGCTTTAATGAAGTTAGCAAAAATCAACAGTGCAGTAGATTTAGCAAAGCAACATGACGCAGTTTTAAAAAAAAAAGTGAGTTAA
- a CDS encoding DUF3078 domain-containing protein yields the protein MKIIKTSFILFFLSSLAYSQTDSIKSDTTYWEKGAVLNLNFSQVDLTNWNGGGKSSISIGGLTNFNANYTKGKNVWDNRLDMAYGLLRQGESEAPFVKTDDNIILTSRYSRQLKKRMFLSAIVDFRTQFDEGLNDESVVISRFMAPGFLLANIGVTYKYKKLFTGTLSPLSSKSTFVMDDSLSTAGAYGVEAGENFRFQGGINFSSSFQKDIWENVNLSTNLNLFADYEKLGNVDVNWETALNFKINKFLSASYSTQFIYDDDIKSKEIIVNEATGESRNVAGVQFKSVMNIGLNIKI from the coding sequence ATGAAGATTATCAAGACTAGTTTTATCTTGTTTTTCCTAAGTTCTTTAGCTTATTCCCAAACTGATAGTATTAAATCTGACACTACATATTGGGAGAAAGGAGCTGTTTTAAACCTTAATTTTTCACAAGTAGATCTGACCAATTGGAATGGAGGTGGTAAAAGTTCAATTTCCATTGGTGGTTTAACAAATTTCAATGCCAATTATACCAAAGGAAAAAACGTTTGGGACAATCGTTTAGATATGGCCTATGGCTTATTAAGACAGGGAGAAAGCGAAGCTCCGTTTGTTAAAACTGATGACAATATCATATTAACATCACGATATAGCCGACAATTAAAAAAACGAATGTTCCTGTCTGCCATTGTGGATTTCAGAACGCAATTTGATGAAGGCTTGAATGATGAGAGCGTTGTAATTTCACGATTCATGGCACCGGGCTTTTTGCTTGCAAATATTGGTGTTACTTACAAATACAAAAAGCTTTTTACCGGAACTCTTTCGCCATTATCTTCTAAAAGCACATTTGTTATGGATGACAGTCTTTCAACAGCGGGAGCCTATGGGGTTGAGGCAGGCGAAAATTTTAGATTTCAGGGTGGTATAAACTTTTCCTCATCCTTTCAAAAGGATATCTGGGAAAACGTCAATCTATCAACTAATTTGAACCTCTTTGCTGATTATGAAAAATTAGGCAACGTTGATGTAAACTGGGAAACTGCACTCAATTTTAAAATCAACAAATTTCTTTCCGCTAGTTACAGTACCCAGTTCATTTATGATGATGATATCAAATCAAAGGAAATAATTGTGAATGAAGCTACAGGAGAGTCTAGAAATGTTGCTGGAGTGCAGTTCAAGAGCGTAATGAATATAGGTCTCAATATCAAAATATAA
- a CDS encoding response regulator, with protein MVTATKTVDLVMLVDDNDTDNFISKRIIEITEFAKYVEIKNSGKSALEYLEEHKDDPDKLPNIIFLDINMPIVDGFVFLYEFEKFSDIVKDKCKVIILSSSDNKRDIDKIVNNDHVIKFITKPLTENALNEIRSLDLY; from the coding sequence ATGGTAACAGCTACAAAAACTGTTGATTTAGTGATGCTTGTTGATGATAATGATACTGACAATTTCATTAGCAAACGAATCATAGAAATAACTGAGTTCGCAAAATACGTGGAAATCAAAAATTCGGGCAAGAGTGCCTTGGAGTATTTGGAAGAGCACAAGGATGATCCTGACAAGCTTCCAAATATTATATTTTTGGATATTAATATGCCCATTGTGGATGGGTTCGTATTTTTATATGAATTTGAGAAATTCTCTGATATCGTAAAAGATAAATGCAAGGTTATCATTTTATCAAGCTCTGATAATAAGAGAGATATTGATAAGATCGTCAATAATGATCATGTAATTAAATTTATCACGAAGCCCCTAACAGAGAATGCTCTTAACGAAATTAGGTCTCTCGATCTATATTAA